ATATTGGTCGTCGACGACCTGCGGACCGGGATTCGGCTGACGCGCGGCGAGGGCTTCCGCGACTCGATCGTCACGCTCGAAGGCGACCAGATCGTCGGCGGCGGCGCGATCACCGGCGGCCGCTTCCGCAAAGAGCGCTCGATCCTCGCACGGCGCGCGCAGGCCGAGACGCTGCGCGAGCGCTTGCCGCAGCTGCGCGCGCAGCTCGAGGCGGTCGAGCGCGACGGCGCGGCGGCGAAGTGGGAGGCGGACGCGGCGTCGGCGGAGCGCGACGAGGCGACGCGGCTCGCCAACGACGCCGAGGTCGCGCTGCGCGACGTGCGCACGCAGCTGCAGGGGCTGGTCGCCGAGATCGAACGGCTCGACACGGCGGCGGCGAGCGCGAGCGCGCGCCGCGAAGCGCTCGACGCGTCGCGCCACGACGTCGCCGCGCGGCTGCACGCGCTCGAGCGCGTCGCCGACGACCACGTCGACCTCTCCGAGCAGCGCGTCGCGCTCGAAGCGCGGCTCGCGGCGGCGCGCGAGCGGATCGCCGCGGTCGAAGCCGAGCAGAGCGAAGTCGTCGCCGCGGCGAGCGCGCTGCGCGAGCAGATCGCCGCCCTCGGCGCGGAGCACGACGCCGCGGTGGCGCGGCTCGGGTTGCTCGACGCCGACGCGGAGCGCGCCGGCGCGGCGCGCGAGTCGATGCTGCGCGAGCTGGAGACGCTGCGCGCGCGCGTTACCGAGTTGCAGGGCGCGCTCGCTGCGGCGCGCGAGCGCGTCGCGCTCGCCGACGCAGCGGTCGAGGAAGCCCGCAAGCGCCGCGAGGCGACCGCCGACGACGCGGCGCAGCGCGAAGCCGACGAGCGCATCGCGCAGAGCGAAGACCGCGAAGCGACCGCCGCCGGCGAGTACGGCCGGCGCCGCTTGGCGGAGATCGACGCGGAGCTCGGGATGCTGCAGCAAGGCTTCGCGCAGAATCCCGCCACGGACGAGGAGCAGCATGACGTGCTGGCGCGCTACGCCGGCGAGCCGAACGAGTTGATCGACGATCTGCCGCGGCTGCGCGAAGAGCTGGTGCGCCTGCAAGCCAACGTCAACCTGAACGCCGAAGCCGACCGCGACGAGCTGGTCGAGCGCGAGAAGTTCCTGCGCGAGCAGATGGACGACTTGCACCGCGCGCGCGAGACGCTGCTGGCGACGATCGCCGAGATCGAGACCTCCTGCCAAGTGCAGTTCAACGAGACCTTCGACGCGGTGAAGAGGCAGTTCAGCCGCGTCTTCGCCGAGCTGTTTCCGGGCGGCCAAGCCGAGATGTGGCAGACGAATCCCGAGAACTTGAGCGAGACCGGGATCGAGATCTCGGTGCAGCCGCCGGGGAAGAAGATGACCGCGCTGGCGGCGCTCTCCGGCGGCGAGCGCGCGATGACCGCCTCGGCGCTGATCTTCGCGCTGATCGCGGTGAAGCCGTCGCCGTTCTACCTGCTCGACGAGGTCGACGCCGCGCTCGACGACGCAAACGTGGAGCGCCTCTCGACGAAGATTCGCGAGGTCTCGGCGACCTCGCAGATGCTGATCGTCACCCACAACAAGAAGACGATGGAGCTGGCCCAGCGCATGTACGGGGTCACGATGCAGGAGCCGGGCGTCAGCTCGGTGATCAGCGCGACGCTCGTCGACCGTCCGAGCGCGCCGCCGCCGGTCGAAGAACCGGTTCGTGAGCCCGCCCTCGTCGTTTGAGTCGACCGCCGATGGCTGAAGACGTCGCCGCGCTGATCTCGGTGTACGACCGGGCCGGCGTGGTCCCGCTCGCGCGCGCGCTCGCCGAGCGCGGCGTTCCGATCTACGCGACGGGCGGAACGCGCGCGCACTTGATCGAGCACGCCATCGAGGCGCGCGACGTCGGCGAGCTGACCGGCTATCCGTCGCTGTTCGACGGCCGGGTCAAGACGCTCCACCCCAACGTCTTCGGCGGCATCTTGAAAGACCGCGACAGCGCGGTTCACCGCGCCGAAGCCGAGCGGCACGGCATCCCGACGATCTCGACGGTGGTGGTGAACCTCTACCCGTTCGAAGCGACGGTCGCGAAAGACGGTGCGACGCTGCAGGAGGCGATCGAGCAGATCGACATCGGCGGCGTCTCGCTGTTGCGCGCGGCGGCGAAGAACTTCGATCACGTCACCGTGCTGAGCGATCCGGCACAGTATCCCGCGTTCATCGACGCGCTGCAAAACGGCGGGCTCGACCGCAACACACGCCGGAGCTATGCGACGCGCGCGTTCGAGCGGACCGCGGAGTACGACAGCGCGATCGCGCGCTACCTCGAGTCCGGTCTGCTGGCGAACGAATTGCCGGGCTCGCTGGCGCTGACGATCCCGATCGAGCAGCCGTTGCGCTACGGCGAGAACCCGCAAGACCGCGCCGCGTTCTACCTCGCCCGCGAGGCGCAGCTTCCCGAGCAGCTCGGCGGCAAGGCGCTCTCGTATAACAACCTGCTCGACCTCGACGCGACGCTGCGGCTGCTGGTCCGCGCGCCGCTCGGCCTTCGACAAGCTGACGCTGACGGAGACGCTCGGGCTGACGAAGACGTCGAGCTGCGCGAAGCGCGGCCGCCGCGTTCGCGGGCTGCGATCGTGAAGCACACCGTGCCGTGCGGCGTCGCCGAGCGCGAGTCCGTCCCGGAGGCCGTGCGCGAAGCATTGGCGGCCGATCCGGTTTCGGCGTTCGGCGGGATCATCGCGGTCGACGGCGCGGTCGACCTCGCCGCGGCCGAGCACCTGGCGGAGTTCTTTCTCGAGATCGTCGCGGCGCCGGCGTTCGACGACGACGCGCTCGCGCGCTTGCGCAAGAAGAAGAACTTGCGGATCATGCGCTACCGGCCCGGCACTCCGGAGCGCATCGCGGAGGAACTGCGCGTGCGCAGCGCGCTCGGCGGCGTGCTCGCCGAGGACGACGACCCGCAGGCGCCAGCCGAGCGCTGGAGCATCGTCTCGCGGCGGCGGCCGACGCGCGAGCAGTGGCGCGATCTCATCTTCGCCTGGGACGTCGTGCGGCACGTGAAGTCGAACGGTGTGGTGATCGCGCGCGACGGCGTCTCGCGCGGCATCTGCGCCGGCCAGACGAACCGCGTAAGCGCGGTGCAGATCGCCGCGCACCGCGCGCACGAGTACGCGAGCGGCGCAGCCTGCGCGAGCGACGGGTTCTTTCCGTTTCCCGACGGGCTTCTGGCCGCCGCAGAGGCAGGCTGCAGCGCGGTGATCGCACCGCAAGGCTCGATCCG
The sequence above is a segment of the Candidatus Eremiobacterota bacterium genome. Coding sequences within it:
- the purH gene encoding bifunctional phosphoribosylaminoimidazolecarboxamide formyltransferase/IMP cyclohydrolase, producing MAEDVAALISVYDRAGVVPLARALAERGVPIYATGGTRAHLIEHAIEARDVGELTGYPSLFDGRVKTLHPNVFGGILKDRDSAVHRAEAERHGIPTISTVVVNLYPFEATVAKDGATLQEAIEQIDIGGVSLLRAAAKNFDHVTVLSDPAQYPAFIDALQNGGLDRNTRRSYATRAFERTAEYDSAIARYLESGLLANELPGSLALTIPIEQPLRYGENPQDRAAFYLAREAQLPEQLGGKALSYNNLLDLDATLRLLVRAPLGLRQADADGDARADEDVELREARPPRSRAAIVKHTVPCGVAERESVPEAVREALAADPVSAFGGIIAVDGAVDLAAAEHLAEFFLEIVAAPAFDDDALARLRKKKNLRIMRYRPGTPERIAEELRVRSALGGVLAEDDDPQAPAERWSIVSRRRPTREQWRDLIFAWDVVRHVKSNGVVIARDGVSRGICAGQTNRVSAVQIAAHRAHEYASGAACASDGFFPFPDGLLAAAEAGCSAVIAPQGSIRDAEVIAAADERGIALVFSTYRYFLH